From the Daphnia magna isolate NIES linkage group LG3, ASM2063170v1.1, whole genome shotgun sequence genome, one window contains:
- the LOC116919897 gene encoding G-protein-signaling modulator 2 isoform X3 — MTDMDNSTCLELALEGERLCKGGDCRAGVAFFEAAIQAGTDDLRTLSAIYSQLGNAYFYLGEYTKAMQYHKHDLTLARTMGDRLGEAKASGNLGNTLKVMGRFDEAVLCCKRHLDISRELSDKVGEGRALYNLGNVFHAKGKHLGRLGQQDPGEFPEDVRNCLLTAVNYYEENLELMREITDRAAQGRACGNLGNTHYLLGSFTQAIKYHQERLNIAREFGDKAAERRAHSNLGNAHIFLGEFETAAEHYKKTLLLAQDLGDRAVEAQACYSLGNTYTLLRDYPTAIDYHLRHLRIAEELMDKVGEGRACWSLGNAHAAMGNHEKALHYAQRHLEISREIGDPTGEATAQMNLADLRRTLGVDSDGGCGGMGNSTKGHTSEADDDGLYGADSKARRRLSMERMDLLKANGDDAMDEEESFFNLVTQFQSKRMDDQRCSLAIIDNKENQHASTLPSNIHESPSRLKEDLMDLIAGMQSRRMDEQRASLPRLPGLNNANPDILRRLSVEPAGEDAAALPDENFFEMLMRCQGTRLEDQRSALPDTSPRRHRGPTMPDEDFFSLIMRLQSGRLEDQRAEDPSPPLAANGAAATSS; from the exons AGTGCTATCTATTCCCAACTTGGAAATGCATATTTTTACTTGGGTGAATACACAAAAGCCATGCAATATCATAAACATGATCTCACCCTAGCCAG AACTATGGGTGACAGGCTGGGTGAAGCCAAAGCCAGTGGAAACCTTGGAAATACATTAAAAGTAATGGGAAGATTTGATGAAGCCGTTCTCTGTTGCAAAAGACACCTCGATATTTCCAGAGAGCTTTCCGATAAA GTTGGCGAAGGCAGGGCGCTGTACAACTTGGGAAACGTTTTCCATGCGAAAGGTAAACATCTTGGGCGGCTGGGTCAACAAGATCCGGGCGAGTTTCCAGAAGACGTGAGAAATTGCCTGTTAACTGCTGTAAACTATTATGA aGAAAATCTTGAGCTCATGAGAGAAATAACCGATCGGGCTGCCCAAGGTCGTGCATGCGGGAACCTAGGCAATACCCATTATCTATTGGGCAGCTTTACCCAAGCCATAAAATATCATCAAGAG CGATTGAATATTGCTCGGGAGTTTGGGGACAAAGCGGCTGAAAGAAGAGCACACAGTAACCTCGGAAATGCGCACATCTTCCTTGGAGAGTTCGAGACGGCAGCCGAACATTACAA GAAAACTCTCTTACTTGCACAAGATCTTGGAGATCGGGCCGTGGAAGCGCAGGCTTGTTACAGTCTGGGAAACACATATACTCTGCTTCGGGATTATCCCACAGCCATTGATTACCATCTACGGCATCTCCGTATAGCTGAAGAACTGATGGATAAAGTTGGAGAAG GACGTGCCTGCTGGAGCTTGGGGAACGCACATGCTGCCATGGGAAATCACGAAAAGGCTCTGCACTACGCACAACGGCACCTTGAAATATCCCGCGAG ATTGGCGATCCGACCGGCGAAGCGACTGCACAGATGAACTTGGCCGATTTGAGGCGAACACTTGGTGTCGACAGCGACGGTGGTTGCGGTGGCATGGGAAATTCGACGAAAGGTCACACATCCGAGGCCGACGACGACGGACTCTACGGAGCAGATAGCAAGGCAAGGCGCAGGTTAAGCATGGAACGTATGGATTTGCTcaag GCTAATGGCGATGATGCCATGGATGAGGAGGagtctttttttaatttggtcACTCAGTTTCAATCGAAACGCATGGATGATCAGCGCTGCTCGCTAGCCATCATCGACAACAAGGAAAACCAACATGCAAGTACGCTACCGTCAAATATTCACG AGAGTCCTTCGAGATTGAAAGAAGATCTAATGGACCTGATCGCCGGCATGCAGAGTCGTCGCATGGATGAACAGAGAGCTTCACTGCCACGACTGCCAGGCTTGAACAACGCAAATCCTGATATTCTACGTCGGCTGTCTGTAGAGCCAGCTGGCGAAGACGCGGCTGCGTTGCCCGACGAGAACTTCTTTGAAATGTTGATGCGGTGTCAG GGCACACGATTGGAAGATCAACGCAGCGCCTTGCCGGACACATCGCCTAGGAGACACAGAGGACCCACTATGCCCGACGAGGATTTTTTTTCGCTAATAATGCGATTACAATCGGGTCGACTTGAAGATCAGAGAGCAGAAGATCCCTCACCTCCCCTCGCAGCCAATGGAGCGGCTGCCACTTCATCATAG
- the LOC116919897 gene encoding G-protein-signaling modulator 2 isoform X1, translating into MTDMDNSTCLELALEGERLCKGGDCRAGVAFFEAAIQAGTDDLRTLSAIYSQLGNAYFYLGEYTKAMQYHKHDLTLARTMGDRLGEAKASGNLGNTLKVMGRFDEAVLCCKRHLDISRELSDKVGEGRALYNLGNVFHAKGKHLGRLGQQDPGEFPEDVRNCLLTAVNYYEENLELMREITDRAAQGRACGNLGNTHYLLGSFTQAIKYHQERLNIAREFGDKAAERRAHSNLGNAHIFLGEFETAAEHYKKTLLLAQDLGDRAVEAQACYSLGNTYTLLRDYPTAIDYHLRHLRIAEELMDKVGEGRACWSLGNAHAAMGNHEKALHYAQRHLEISREIGDPTGEATAQMNLADLRRTLGVDSDGGCGGMGNSTKGHTSEADDDGLYGADSKARRRLSMERMDLLKLTPDVKLLHSKGRRQLHEMDAVWPRPPTSQPMVRRDMLHQFANGDDAMDEEESFFNLVTQFQSKRMDDQRCSLAIIDNKENQHASTLPSNIHESPSRLKEDLMDLIAGMQSRRMDEQRASLPRLPGLNNANPDILRRLSVEPAGEDAAALPDENFFEMLMRCQGTRLEDQRSALPDTSPRRHRGPTMPDEDFFSLIMRLQSGRLEDQRAEDPSPPLAANGAAATSS; encoded by the exons AGTGCTATCTATTCCCAACTTGGAAATGCATATTTTTACTTGGGTGAATACACAAAAGCCATGCAATATCATAAACATGATCTCACCCTAGCCAG AACTATGGGTGACAGGCTGGGTGAAGCCAAAGCCAGTGGAAACCTTGGAAATACATTAAAAGTAATGGGAAGATTTGATGAAGCCGTTCTCTGTTGCAAAAGACACCTCGATATTTCCAGAGAGCTTTCCGATAAA GTTGGCGAAGGCAGGGCGCTGTACAACTTGGGAAACGTTTTCCATGCGAAAGGTAAACATCTTGGGCGGCTGGGTCAACAAGATCCGGGCGAGTTTCCAGAAGACGTGAGAAATTGCCTGTTAACTGCTGTAAACTATTATGA aGAAAATCTTGAGCTCATGAGAGAAATAACCGATCGGGCTGCCCAAGGTCGTGCATGCGGGAACCTAGGCAATACCCATTATCTATTGGGCAGCTTTACCCAAGCCATAAAATATCATCAAGAG CGATTGAATATTGCTCGGGAGTTTGGGGACAAAGCGGCTGAAAGAAGAGCACACAGTAACCTCGGAAATGCGCACATCTTCCTTGGAGAGTTCGAGACGGCAGCCGAACATTACAA GAAAACTCTCTTACTTGCACAAGATCTTGGAGATCGGGCCGTGGAAGCGCAGGCTTGTTACAGTCTGGGAAACACATATACTCTGCTTCGGGATTATCCCACAGCCATTGATTACCATCTACGGCATCTCCGTATAGCTGAAGAACTGATGGATAAAGTTGGAGAAG GACGTGCCTGCTGGAGCTTGGGGAACGCACATGCTGCCATGGGAAATCACGAAAAGGCTCTGCACTACGCACAACGGCACCTTGAAATATCCCGCGAG ATTGGCGATCCGACCGGCGAAGCGACTGCACAGATGAACTTGGCCGATTTGAGGCGAACACTTGGTGTCGACAGCGACGGTGGTTGCGGTGGCATGGGAAATTCGACGAAAGGTCACACATCCGAGGCCGACGACGACGGACTCTACGGAGCAGATAGCAAGGCAAGGCGCAGGTTAAGCATGGAACGTATGGATTTGCTcaag CTGACGCCGGATGTGAAACTACTTCATAGCAAGGGACGCCGTCAACTGCATGAAATGGATGCTGTGTGGCCTAGACCGCCCACTAGCCAACCAATGGTTAGACGTGATATGCTGCATCAGTTT GCTAATGGCGATGATGCCATGGATGAGGAGGagtctttttttaatttggtcACTCAGTTTCAATCGAAACGCATGGATGATCAGCGCTGCTCGCTAGCCATCATCGACAACAAGGAAAACCAACATGCAAGTACGCTACCGTCAAATATTCACG AGAGTCCTTCGAGATTGAAAGAAGATCTAATGGACCTGATCGCCGGCATGCAGAGTCGTCGCATGGATGAACAGAGAGCTTCACTGCCACGACTGCCAGGCTTGAACAACGCAAATCCTGATATTCTACGTCGGCTGTCTGTAGAGCCAGCTGGCGAAGACGCGGCTGCGTTGCCCGACGAGAACTTCTTTGAAATGTTGATGCGGTGTCAG GGCACACGATTGGAAGATCAACGCAGCGCCTTGCCGGACACATCGCCTAGGAGACACAGAGGACCCACTATGCCCGACGAGGATTTTTTTTCGCTAATAATGCGATTACAATCGGGTCGACTTGAAGATCAGAGAGCAGAAGATCCCTCACCTCCCCTCGCAGCCAATGGAGCGGCTGCCACTTCATCATAG
- the LOC116919897 gene encoding G-protein-signaling modulator 2 isoform X4, translating into MTDMDNSTCLELALEGERLCKGGDCRAGVAFFEAAIQAGTDDLRTLSAIYSQLGNAYFYLGEYTKAMQYHKHDLTLARTMGDRLGEAKASGNLGNTLKVMGRFDEAVLCCKRHLDISRELSDKVGEGRALYNLGNVFHAKGKHLGRLGQQDPGEFPEDVRNCLLTAVNYYEENLELMREITDRAAQGRACGNLGNTHYLLGSFTQAIKYHQERLNIAREFGDKAAERRAHSNLGNAHIFLGEFETAAEHYKKTLLLAQDLGDRAVEAQACYSLGNTYTLLRDYPTAIDYHLRHLRIAEELMDKVGEGRACWSLGNAHAAMGNHEKALHYAQRHLEISREIGDPTGEATAQMNLADLRRTLGVDSDGGCGGMGNSTKGHTSEADDDGLYGADSKANGDDAMDEEESFFNLVTQFQSKRMDDQRCSLAIIDNKENQHASTLPSNIHESPSRLKEDLMDLIAGMQSRRMDEQRASLPRLPGLNNANPDILRRLSVEPAGEDAAALPDENFFEMLMRCQGTRLEDQRSALPDTSPRRHRGPTMPDEDFFSLIMRLQSGRLEDQRAEDPSPPLAANGAAATSS; encoded by the exons AGTGCTATCTATTCCCAACTTGGAAATGCATATTTTTACTTGGGTGAATACACAAAAGCCATGCAATATCATAAACATGATCTCACCCTAGCCAG AACTATGGGTGACAGGCTGGGTGAAGCCAAAGCCAGTGGAAACCTTGGAAATACATTAAAAGTAATGGGAAGATTTGATGAAGCCGTTCTCTGTTGCAAAAGACACCTCGATATTTCCAGAGAGCTTTCCGATAAA GTTGGCGAAGGCAGGGCGCTGTACAACTTGGGAAACGTTTTCCATGCGAAAGGTAAACATCTTGGGCGGCTGGGTCAACAAGATCCGGGCGAGTTTCCAGAAGACGTGAGAAATTGCCTGTTAACTGCTGTAAACTATTATGA aGAAAATCTTGAGCTCATGAGAGAAATAACCGATCGGGCTGCCCAAGGTCGTGCATGCGGGAACCTAGGCAATACCCATTATCTATTGGGCAGCTTTACCCAAGCCATAAAATATCATCAAGAG CGATTGAATATTGCTCGGGAGTTTGGGGACAAAGCGGCTGAAAGAAGAGCACACAGTAACCTCGGAAATGCGCACATCTTCCTTGGAGAGTTCGAGACGGCAGCCGAACATTACAA GAAAACTCTCTTACTTGCACAAGATCTTGGAGATCGGGCCGTGGAAGCGCAGGCTTGTTACAGTCTGGGAAACACATATACTCTGCTTCGGGATTATCCCACAGCCATTGATTACCATCTACGGCATCTCCGTATAGCTGAAGAACTGATGGATAAAGTTGGAGAAG GACGTGCCTGCTGGAGCTTGGGGAACGCACATGCTGCCATGGGAAATCACGAAAAGGCTCTGCACTACGCACAACGGCACCTTGAAATATCCCGCGAG ATTGGCGATCCGACCGGCGAAGCGACTGCACAGATGAACTTGGCCGATTTGAGGCGAACACTTGGTGTCGACAGCGACGGTGGTTGCGGTGGCATGGGAAATTCGACGAAAGGTCACACATCCGAGGCCGACGACGACGGACTCTACGGAGCAGATAGCAAG GCTAATGGCGATGATGCCATGGATGAGGAGGagtctttttttaatttggtcACTCAGTTTCAATCGAAACGCATGGATGATCAGCGCTGCTCGCTAGCCATCATCGACAACAAGGAAAACCAACATGCAAGTACGCTACCGTCAAATATTCACG AGAGTCCTTCGAGATTGAAAGAAGATCTAATGGACCTGATCGCCGGCATGCAGAGTCGTCGCATGGATGAACAGAGAGCTTCACTGCCACGACTGCCAGGCTTGAACAACGCAAATCCTGATATTCTACGTCGGCTGTCTGTAGAGCCAGCTGGCGAAGACGCGGCTGCGTTGCCCGACGAGAACTTCTTTGAAATGTTGATGCGGTGTCAG GGCACACGATTGGAAGATCAACGCAGCGCCTTGCCGGACACATCGCCTAGGAGACACAGAGGACCCACTATGCCCGACGAGGATTTTTTTTCGCTAATAATGCGATTACAATCGGGTCGACTTGAAGATCAGAGAGCAGAAGATCCCTCACCTCCCCTCGCAGCCAATGGAGCGGCTGCCACTTCATCATAG
- the LOC116919897 gene encoding G-protein-signaling modulator 2 isoform X2: MTDMDNSTCLELALEGERLCKGGDCRAGVAFFEAAIQAGTDDLRTLSAIYSQLGNAYFYLGEYTKAMQYHKHDLTLARTMGDRLGEAKASGNLGNTLKVMGRFDEAVLCCKRHLDISRELSDKVGEGRALYNLGNVFHAKGKHLGRLGQQDPGEFPEDVRNCLLTAVNYYEENLELMREITDRAAQGRACGNLGNTHYLLGSFTQAIKYHQERLNIAREFGDKAAERRAHSNLGNAHIFLGEFETAAEHYKKTLLLAQDLGDRAVEAQACYSLGNTYTLLRDYPTAIDYHLRHLRIAEELMDKVGEGRACWSLGNAHAAMGNHEKALHYAQRHLEISREIGDPTGEATAQMNLADLRRTLGVDSDGGCGGMGNSTKGHTSEADDDGLYGADSKLTPDVKLLHSKGRRQLHEMDAVWPRPPTSQPMVRRDMLHQFANGDDAMDEEESFFNLVTQFQSKRMDDQRCSLAIIDNKENQHASTLPSNIHESPSRLKEDLMDLIAGMQSRRMDEQRASLPRLPGLNNANPDILRRLSVEPAGEDAAALPDENFFEMLMRCQGTRLEDQRSALPDTSPRRHRGPTMPDEDFFSLIMRLQSGRLEDQRAEDPSPPLAANGAAATSS; encoded by the exons AGTGCTATCTATTCCCAACTTGGAAATGCATATTTTTACTTGGGTGAATACACAAAAGCCATGCAATATCATAAACATGATCTCACCCTAGCCAG AACTATGGGTGACAGGCTGGGTGAAGCCAAAGCCAGTGGAAACCTTGGAAATACATTAAAAGTAATGGGAAGATTTGATGAAGCCGTTCTCTGTTGCAAAAGACACCTCGATATTTCCAGAGAGCTTTCCGATAAA GTTGGCGAAGGCAGGGCGCTGTACAACTTGGGAAACGTTTTCCATGCGAAAGGTAAACATCTTGGGCGGCTGGGTCAACAAGATCCGGGCGAGTTTCCAGAAGACGTGAGAAATTGCCTGTTAACTGCTGTAAACTATTATGA aGAAAATCTTGAGCTCATGAGAGAAATAACCGATCGGGCTGCCCAAGGTCGTGCATGCGGGAACCTAGGCAATACCCATTATCTATTGGGCAGCTTTACCCAAGCCATAAAATATCATCAAGAG CGATTGAATATTGCTCGGGAGTTTGGGGACAAAGCGGCTGAAAGAAGAGCACACAGTAACCTCGGAAATGCGCACATCTTCCTTGGAGAGTTCGAGACGGCAGCCGAACATTACAA GAAAACTCTCTTACTTGCACAAGATCTTGGAGATCGGGCCGTGGAAGCGCAGGCTTGTTACAGTCTGGGAAACACATATACTCTGCTTCGGGATTATCCCACAGCCATTGATTACCATCTACGGCATCTCCGTATAGCTGAAGAACTGATGGATAAAGTTGGAGAAG GACGTGCCTGCTGGAGCTTGGGGAACGCACATGCTGCCATGGGAAATCACGAAAAGGCTCTGCACTACGCACAACGGCACCTTGAAATATCCCGCGAG ATTGGCGATCCGACCGGCGAAGCGACTGCACAGATGAACTTGGCCGATTTGAGGCGAACACTTGGTGTCGACAGCGACGGTGGTTGCGGTGGCATGGGAAATTCGACGAAAGGTCACACATCCGAGGCCGACGACGACGGACTCTACGGAGCAGATAGCAAG CTGACGCCGGATGTGAAACTACTTCATAGCAAGGGACGCCGTCAACTGCATGAAATGGATGCTGTGTGGCCTAGACCGCCCACTAGCCAACCAATGGTTAGACGTGATATGCTGCATCAGTTT GCTAATGGCGATGATGCCATGGATGAGGAGGagtctttttttaatttggtcACTCAGTTTCAATCGAAACGCATGGATGATCAGCGCTGCTCGCTAGCCATCATCGACAACAAGGAAAACCAACATGCAAGTACGCTACCGTCAAATATTCACG AGAGTCCTTCGAGATTGAAAGAAGATCTAATGGACCTGATCGCCGGCATGCAGAGTCGTCGCATGGATGAACAGAGAGCTTCACTGCCACGACTGCCAGGCTTGAACAACGCAAATCCTGATATTCTACGTCGGCTGTCTGTAGAGCCAGCTGGCGAAGACGCGGCTGCGTTGCCCGACGAGAACTTCTTTGAAATGTTGATGCGGTGTCAG GGCACACGATTGGAAGATCAACGCAGCGCCTTGCCGGACACATCGCCTAGGAGACACAGAGGACCCACTATGCCCGACGAGGATTTTTTTTCGCTAATAATGCGATTACAATCGGGTCGACTTGAAGATCAGAGAGCAGAAGATCCCTCACCTCCCCTCGCAGCCAATGGAGCGGCTGCCACTTCATCATAG
- the LOC116919899 gene encoding uncharacterized protein LOC116919899 — translation MIGVWPVDVYQIPIVIGISTGVLVLLLFIAVLIVWRCCHIHRLREKAFAINDEGRTPVFHSPSTSSYPSMLAMSISPSKPASPSLTARNQLASNSCELVRLTTETPSNVSTSTTALTVDEDLQHQTTMERHSCEDMSLVGCGNYIAFDIPSFYEESFNSSSLSTSSNAVLDGSWSNCEGSLNELKTRSLPSWARNKPPIRPAQPSSRPVIPTQKNETGRSVVPIIGVKRSHRGLRHDAAAAMALKKTKASNVPGNSDTLSGRVSLVSHNEAVIVFNERTAL, via the exons ATGATTGGCGTGTGGCCCGTTGATGTCTACCAGATACCGATCGTTATTGGCATTTCAACCGGCGTGCTAGTTCTTTTGCTCTTTATTGCCGTTCTCATTGTCTGGCGCTGTTGCCACATCCATCGTCTTCGTGAGAAAGCTTTTG CAATCAACGATGAAGGACGAACACCCGTTTTCCATTCTCCTTCAACTAGCAG CTATCCGTCAATGCTAGCAATGTCAATTTCGCCTTCGAAGCCAGCTAGTCCGTCTCTGACGGCACGTAATCAGTTGGCATCGAATTCCTGCGAGTTGGTCCGATTGACGACGGAGACTCCTAGTAACGTG AGTACGTCAACGACGGCCCTGACTGTCGACGAAGACTTGCAGCATCAGACAACAATGGAACGTCACAGTTGCGAAGACATGTCATTGGTTGGCTGTGGCAATTATATCGCATTTGACATTCCCAGCTTCTACGAGGAATCATTTAATTCGTCTTCCTTGAGTACATCGAGCAACG CTGTTTTGGATGGCTCCTGGTCCAATTGCGAGGGATCCCTCAACGAGCTCAAGACACGTTCACTACCATCCTGGGCACGTAATAAGCCCCCTATTCGGCCTGCCCAGCCAAGCAGTCGTCCTGTCATTCCCACTCAG AAAAATGAGACGGGCCGTAGCGTCGTGCCTATTATTGGCGTGAAACGTTCTCACCGGGGTCTTCGTCACGACGCTGCCGCCGCGATGGCGCTGAAAAAGACGAAGGCATCGAATGTTCCAGGCAATAGTGATACGTTGTCGGGACGTGTATCACTAGTTAGTCACAACGAAGCTGTGATCGTCTTCAACGAGCGAACTGCtctctaa